A single region of the Lotus japonicus ecotype B-129 chromosome 4, LjGifu_v1.2 genome encodes:
- the LOC130709887 gene encoding guanine nucleotide-binding protein subunit gamma 3-like, with product MATTPTTIRSSSSSSSLPPPSPKSPPEYPDLYGKRREIARVQMLEREVSFLQEELKSVEGLQPASRCCKEVADYVIANADPLLPSTKKNRRSRRFWKWLCGMPCFNLSWICCCCCCCDVKLPCCCDCKPCSSCSCSSCLPSINCSLPKWSCCCPCPKSHCCKDSCGLGKCCTFPSSCKFGFPSCPSCCSCKCTCTCSCPICPKVSKCCRCTESCWNPCLWCC from the exons ATGGCCACCACTCCCACCACCATTcgctcctcctcttcctcctcctccctccCTCCTCCCTCCCCCAAGTCCCCGCCGGAGTACCCAGATTTGTATGGCAAACGCCGTGAAATCGCCAGAGTTCAGATGCTAGAAAGAGAggtttcttttcttcag GAAGAATTAAAGTCTGTTGAAGGCCTTCAACCAGCTTCAAGATGTTGCAAAGA GGTTGCTGATTATGTGATTGCAAATGCAGACCCTCTGCTACCATC AACCAAGAAGAACCGCCGGTCGCGTCGATTCTGGAAGTGGCTCTG TGGCATGCCCTGTTTTAACCTCTCTTGGAtctgctgctgctgttgctgctgtGATGTAAAATTGCCATGCTGCTGTGACTGCAAACCATGCAGTTCCTGTAGTTGCAGCAGTTGTCTTCCATCCATCAATTGCTCACTACCAAAGTGGAGCTGTTGTTGCCCTTGTCCAAAATCACATTGCTGTAAAGATAGCTGTGGTTTGGGAAAATGTTGTACTTTCCCAAGTAGTTGCAAATTTGGGTTCCCATCATGCCCCTCTTGCTGCAGTTGCAAATGCACTTGCACTTGTTCTTGCCCAATCTGTCCAAAGGTAAGCAAGTGTTGCCGTTGTACAGAGTCATGTTGGAATCCTTGCTTGTGGTGTTGCTAG